A single window of Microplitis demolitor isolate Queensland-Clemson2020A chromosome 7, iyMicDemo2.1a, whole genome shotgun sequence DNA harbors:
- the LOC103576906 gene encoding ATP synthase membrane subunit K, mitochondrial has protein sequence MAHEGAKFTGIQKYFNSTTDFGRANTSKLTLSVLGLIIAYNLLKPKKQKTQPSA, from the exons ATGGCTCACGAAGGCGCAAAATTTACTGGTATTCAAAAATACTTCAACAGTACTACAGATTTTGGCAGAGCAAAC ACTTCCAAATTGACGCTCAGTGTTCTGGGATTAATAATTGCTTACAATCTCCTGAAACCAAAGAAACAGAAAACTCAACCGAGCGCTTAG